GTCTGACATCATCTGGTCCAACCTGCTCAATTTACCAAGTGGGAAACCGAGTCCCACAGAAAGAAAGGAACCGGCCTGCTATGCGGTAGGCATGAAAGGAAACCTAGAGCTGCATAATCTCCACCCAGCGCCGCTAGCCCCGAGCTATGCTTTCCCAGTTCAGCTCGGGCCTCACaacctggggtggggagggtcaccAATCCCTCCAGGGCTTGATCCAaccatcctcccttccttctggtaggccccggggcagggggtggcgAGCAAACAGATTGAACAGGTGCAGACGGAGAGAACTCGCCAGAGGGCTGGCCCGgacccccccacccagccctcccATCCAGAGCAGGCGGTTCTGATTTCTGAGAGCTGAGAAAACAACCTCGCACCCagcggggaggggtggagggcagcTGCTGCCTCACCGGAAGCTGAAGCTGAACAGatccagagaaactgaggctgctCTAAGAGCCTGTGATCTGGTCAGGGGAGAGAAGACAGATTCCAAAGGTGAAACAGCCGTGGCCCAGTTCCATGGAAACCGACAGTAAGCAGCCAGTATCCAAAGCCCGTGCTCCCCTGGCAACAACGTCACAAATCCAGGGAAGCACCTGGGACAGTCCCCGGGCCCCCACACCATCATGTCTTGAGGGACAGTCCCACCTCGATGGCGTGTGGAGCCCAGTGGGGATTCCCAGGAGAACCACCTAGGCTGCTTGGTTTCTCTAACGCACCCAAAAGCAGGTCTTCTGGAAGAACTGCCCTTCGAGTGGGTCAGGAGGGTGCCGTGGCCCCGAGATTCCCCAGGCTCTCCATCTAGAGTCACAGTCTTGACGTTAAAGAAAACTCCATCAATTACTTTCCAGTTACATTTTGGTCAGATCTGGGTTTGGGGAACCCAAAGGATAGGCCCTCATCCCTCTCTCCAAAACCGATGCTCACCCACCGAACAGGACGAGCGCCAAGCTCCACGAACGTCCCAGTAGTGGAGGAGGGAGGACACGGGGACTCCGTCGGGGGACACCACCACGGTGTGAGTGCACGCCGGGCCACCACGCCCTCAGAAGGCAACAGAGGGGCCTGCCTCCAGGACGCCTCCGGAGCACAAGGGGCGATTCCACGCCGGGAGAGCATttcaggggaaactgaggttggACGGCACCCCCAGCAGCCAGAGCAGCCTCGGCCACAGAGCAGAGACAGGGCATCTCCATTGATTTGCATCATCTTttattacacaaaataaaattccatctaTGTTGCACATTCATACTTCCTATAAATCTGGCGTTAAAAAAATCCCCAAGAGTGCAGTCTCATGtgttctttgatttttccttccAATGATTCCACATTCAACTGCAGTTGGTGTCCTCTCAAAGGACAAAAGCAGACACGGATGCCTTGGGGGCCCCTCCCCTGGCGCACCCCGGCCTGCCCGCAGGAGGCACAGCTCCCGTCACCGTCCGGACCGCAGCTGCCAGGGACAGTCAAAGCATGAGAACCAAAGCGGCTGCAGGTCATCGCCTTCGCCAGCCCGTCTCCAGCAGCACAAAACCAGTCCTCCCAGCTGGTCGTCTGGGGACCAGCCGTCACGGCGATGCGGTGGTGCCGTCCCCAGGCAGCCGAGCATCCCGGGCTTCTCTTTGGGcaggcctggcccagggcctTAGGGGATCTCTGTGTCCATGGTATAAATCTGAATGAGATCAGACACAATGTTATCAATGATTGGCTGGGTAAGGTCGTCACTAAACACctagaaaggagaaggaaaacaggtGCTGATTAGACTCCCTCTGTGTTAAATGAGGCACCCACCACTAAGCAGGGCATCCCAtcacatggggcggggggggggggtggcacagGGACGTGGCTCTCAGATATGAGAGCGGCTCTCTGCAAAGCCAGTTCGCCTCCAGCCTGCTGAGGCTGATCACAAAGCAGAGAACGTTCCAGATGGAAGAGGCCTGGGTGATCATCTGACCCAAATAGGACAGGGACTTGGTGACAGAGCTGGGCCAGGAGTGCGTTTCCAGAAGTAAACAGGCTAGACTGCtgaaccccaccccaccctgagcTGGCCCCTGGAGAACACCCGGGGCCTGGTTCTATAACCTGGACCAGCCGTCCTCCAGACCATGCTGGAGAGCTTATAAAATTGTAAAGTAAACCCCCAGGGGCCCAAACCAACAGGGTTGTACAGCTTAGGGCCAACCCCACATGTCCCCCAAGGAAGCTGGGGCCCTTGCCCAACCCCTGGGAAAGGACCTCTAGGCCCCTGGCGTGTCCTGCCTGACGAGGGGGTCTCCGTCTCCCTGGGGCCGAGGTCCCCACCAGGCAGTCTGTGCCGACAGCGTGATTCCTGGCGGGGCCCTGGGCCACACCTCTCGGCCTCACGTTtagggggcagggcctgggtaTCCGAGGTCACCCCGCGGGAGCTCCGGGCCTCCGGGACCGACCCTGCACCCGAGGCCCAGACACCAGCACACGGGgaagcagccctggtggcagTGCCCTGTGCGTGTTGTCACACATCACCGCGGGAGATTCCCCCGGCAAGGGACCTGGTGGCTCGCCCCTGCTCTCTCCCGAACCCTGCCCTGAGCTCCTTTCGTCCTTGCTGGTTCCAACCCGTGTGCTTTCACCGTGAGTGACCACAACCACCGTAACTGTGAGCCGATCTACAGCTCTTCTGAGTCCTGGGAGCCCCCCTGGTGGAGCACCGAGCCCGAGGGTGCGCTCAGGGAGCCCTGATAccacaaataaaaagcaaaacaaggagATCTTGGTTAGATGCTGTGGCCCCTTGGGCCGGGGGTTGCTGCCTGGGGAACCAAGGTACCAGAAGGGTCAAGACCTTGGGCCAAGCCAGGGCAAACACTACACCTGAGTGTATCCCATCCACGGCCCCCAAAGAAAGCCAGGGCCCTCCATAAGCTACTGCTGCAGGTAGGAAACAGCGGCCCGAAAATCCCCTAAGCCCTGGCTCAGGAAGATGGGCCAGCTCGCCCCAGACTCTCGGCAGAAAATTAATGCCTCGGAAATATGGGCTTGGGCTTGCTTGCCAAGGGCCACTACTTGCATGTTCCTGGGGAGCCCAAGCCGAGAAAAGACTGTTAAAAAGTAGTCCAgggccaagaggtggaagcaatcCAAGAGTCCCCCCGTGGAGGAAAGCACGGACACACGATGTGTCGAGCGGTAGCGAGGAACAGCTTTCAGCCTTCGTGAGGGCAGAGATGCTGACACCTGCCACAACACGCTACTGCTTAGAGTCGGTGCCTCGTCCGCCCAGGGCCCGACCCAGCTTGGCACGCAGCCTGCCTCGCCACTATCACGCTCAAGTGCAGGCAGGCTCCGGGTGTGGAAGCACAGCAAGCTCTCCCAGGGCTCCTGACCAGCACGGCGAAGCCCCAGCCCCCCGCAGGCAAGAGACAAGAGACGACAGAGGCAGCTGCGAGGAGTGGCGGGGAGCGCAAGGAGCTCAGGCGGCAGCGCCCACGGCCGGGCAGGCGGGGGGCGTCATCCAGAGCCGTTTATCATAAGGCGCTGGGCCTGGCGCGTCACAAGCTCAAAGGCACCCAGACTGTGGATACTCCGGGCGCCCGAGGcccggagccacccaggaaagGTGAAGCGCTGAGCCAATGCGAGTATGCCACCCCGCTCCTTGCAGCTGTCACAGGTCCTGGGTAAGCCTGTGAAAGCTGCCTCCCAGCACCCTCCTCTGCGGAGGGCcgggagtgggaggcagaggcggTAGGTGGCGCCCTGGGAAGTTCAGGAGCAGGCGACAAGAAAGGAGAGCGGAGAGGAAGACAGGGGCAGAGCAGAAAACGTGGGAAGCAAGTGATGACATCGCAGACCCAAGCAGCCAAGAGACAGGGGCTGCCCACCAGATGCCCTCGGAGAGCAGGGCCGGCAAGTGGCAGCCCCTCCTGCTGCCACCCGGTTCCTGCCGAGCAGCGACAGTATGGTCACAGGACCTGGAAGTTCCCTGGgaagcccagcatggagcagTACTTGCTGTCTATGCAGATGGCGTTCGACCCCGTGCTGCCAGAGGAGGGGCGTCTCGCCGGAGACCAGGGCGACAGACATGTTTGCTCGACGATGCacgagcacctactgtgtgccaggtctCGGCGCCGGACGCAGGGCAGCTGCTGAAGCAGACAAGAGCCCTAACCTCCCGGCAGCTACCGTCTGGGCAGGTGGAGGGGTTCCACAGACAACAAAGGACAAGAGAACAGAAAGCAGAAGCTGGGCGTCCGCGGAGGGGGGctgcaggaagggagggggagccCGGAGCGGCCCCAGGAGGGCGCCCAGGAGGCACCCCCTGTTCAGGAAACAGACGGCACATTCTAGAGGACCTCTGGCCACGGGGTTTCACCAGGGAGGGCGGGTGCACAGGACGAGAAAGCTCCACGTAGCGCCAACACTGCTCGCAGGGAACATGTCCAGGGCAAGGCCAGACAACGAGGCGATAGAAGAGGAACAGCAAAGTTCGAGCGTGCGAAAGGGAAAGCGGGAAATGATCTCAAAACTCCACCCTGGGAAACAGTGGGCACTCCTCGGGGGCAAGCCAGAGGCCTGCAGACGTCCTGGGCGGCGGCCCTTCCCCCCCACTCGCGCTCTACGAACCGCGCTGTGGGTTCAGCAGGCCTGGGCCAGGCCGGCAAACCCGGACCGTCAGCCTCACCATCTGCCGTCTAGCCATCCAGCCGTCCCTCTTCTGTCCTCCATGTGTCTGTCCCGCACCCCGCTCCCCCTCTGGCATGTGTCGATCTAGGTGTCATCTATCTGCCTCTCCAACATCGATGCATCTTTCTAgagggctccctctgcctcttctgatGTGACTCCAAGTCTGTTAGCCTGTGATATGTGACAAGCTTGCGCTCAATTCAATAAAAGTGCTTGGCTGAACAAAGTGGCTCTCAAGCGGGGGTGATCCCTACCCTAGGACACTTGGTAACGTCCAGGGACATTTTTGGGTGTCATGACCCGGGTGGGGGATGCTCCTTGGCATCTACAGTGGATGGTGCTGCCACAGAGAATGACCTAGGCCCAAACGTCCACAATGCCAAGGGGGACAGTCCCCGCCTGAGACGACTATGACGGGGTATGTTCCAGCCTCTACATTCCAAAGCAGCCCGTAGCCTCCTTCGTGGACAGTTACTACAGAGAAACATGGACATCTGGGTACTAGGACATCTGGAAATCCTTAGGCAAAGGAAAGGGGGACAGGCCAGTATACTGAGCAGTCACCTCACCTGCCACCACGGCTtctcggcctcggcctcggcggGCACCTCGACCCCGTAGGCCTGCAGGGCCAGGTGGATCACTGCCACGGCTATGTGCTGAGCCCGGAAGCGGAGGCACAGCCCCCCATGGTAGCTGTCCCGCAGCAGGGCCCAGGCAGTGACGGAAACGGGGGTCCGCTGCCAGCTGTAACGGTTCAGCCAGTTCTTGAGGGAAATCAGGTAGTGGAGCAGGTACTGCAAAGACACACCAGTCAGCCAATTGGCCTTCGGGGCTCCAGCCCCCGAGACACCTGACTCCTCCCTGAGAGGTACTGTGCCCCCCGCACCGCCCACCGGCCACTCTCCCCCTGAGCTGTCTCAGGAACCAAACACAAACTGGATCGAGTCATCTCTCTGTCCTACCCTCCAACAGCTGCCCGCGTCACTTGGATAAAGGCCCCCCGTGTCTTCCTCGGGCCTCGGGGCCccgcccacccctgccccacccgcCCGACTTGCTGGAACCTGCCAGGCAAGCTTCCCCTTGGGCCCTGGCGTTCGCTgctgctccctcctgctccctcctgctcccttgGCCCCAAATCGTCTCTCTCCCCGCCCCAGGGCCCATGTGCCCACCCGCTCTCAACTCCTGGCCTGCTCCCCGACCTGCCCGAGCCACTCTCGGTGGCCACCCCTACCAGGGTCCCTCTCCGTCACACAGCCCTACTTAGCCATCGTCAAAAATCGCTCTGTGTATGCCCTGGCCCAGCTCAACATAAGCTCCAGAAATAGCGTCCTCATCTTCCAAACAGACCATGGCACCCCCGTGCCCGGCCCGAGGCCAGGGGCTGCCCGGAGACAGGACGCCCACTTTCGGGACCGAGGCTGGTGACTGTCAGCCAGGAGCGCTGTCCTCGGCTGTAAATTCTTTACTGGCTTTACTGGCTCAGCTGCCTGTGAGCTCCCGCTCTGGGAAGCCGGCTGCTTTGCTTGAACCACCCGACCTGCCAACCCACCAAGAGGCCCGCTCGACGGGCTCGAACACACACGCACGGGACTGCAGCACGCCCCGGAAGAGGGGGCTCCTCGGCACCGTATACCCCATCCCGACCTGATGGAAGTGGGGGCCGCGAGGCTCCAGGCACCGACAGCCCCCTTGGCAGGTGCCCTTCTTCCCCAGACCCGGCGCCTGGCACCGTGACCGCCCCACAGAGGCAGGGCGGCTGCTGCCTTCCCCCTGCGTCGTGCAACCAACAATCCGACAGACCGACCGACCAACCGACCGACCGACCGGAGACACAACTATTTCAAAATCTCCACCAGGGGTTTCTGGGACTGGAAAGGCAGTCTGGAAGGGTGGGGTGAGATTATAAGGGCCCCTGTGCCGCTGGAGCTTTGTACGTTAACTGCGGTGGAGGATATACGCAGGTGCTATGTGATAAAGTCGTACAGCACCACGCGGTACAGGTAACAAGCAGGCAACACCCGGAATCCCTGGCAGGGGCGGGGCTGTGTCGGTGCCGACACCCTGGCTCGTATATGGGTTGGAGTTTTGCAAAATGTTTCCGTTCGGGGAGACTGGGCAAAGTCTCCAGCTCAAATAGGATCTCCGGGTTATTCCCTCCAACTGCTTGTAAATCTACCATTGCCTCAataaaaatgccaattaaaaaaaaaaatcctgttcgCAGCCCATGTCCCAGCCCCGCACAGCTCCACATCTTTCCCTGCAGGCCGTGCTTCCCAGCTGCCCAtgtgggggcctggggccccgAAGGTATCATGCCCAAGGGCTCTAGGGGCGTCACAGGTCCCTTTTGCTGCTGTCTGAAACAGTTCGATCGGGACCTAGGTGTTCCTGGCGGTGAAAAGTGTTGCTACTTAACTTTGTGACTCAGCTTTTTGGTGGGTTTCTAAGCGCAGCCAGGCTGCGTGTGGGCTCTGAGGCAGAGCAGCAATTCTGCGGGCCAGGGCGTCTGGGAGGTCCTGAAACCCGTCCTGCTTCCCTGTGGCTCACTGAGCACACAAGCCATATGGGTCACGGGATCTGCAAGGACTTCAAGAGTCGCGCGGATCCCGGCTTGTGGCCTCGGCCGAGCAGGCGGGGAGGCGGAAGCCGAAATCGGAACTGAGAAGCCCCGGTGAGTGGGACAAGAGAGGCCGCCTGAGCCGGTCACTGGGCGCAGTCAGGACCCCCGGTGCCCGGCGGTGGCGCCTCTGCTGTCCCGCACATACCCCACATGTTCTTGAGGGTTCGGTGGGTGCGCTTTCTGGATCAAAGACGGAAAGGTTCATGCCTGTAGAAATAGTTGCCGATTCCCCAGCAGGTACCTTGTGTGGGT
The window above is part of the Vulpes lagopus strain Blue_001 chromosome X, ASM1834538v1, whole genome shotgun sequence genome. Proteins encoded here:
- the CCNQ gene encoding cyclin-Q isoform X3, translating into MEARGPDSCGGGDAARGAEGRPAPEARVHFRVTRFIMEAGVKLGMQSIPIATACTIYHKFFCEIELDAYDPYLVAMSSLYLAGKVEEQHLRTRDIINVSNRYFHPGSEPLELDSRFWALRDSIVQCELLMLRVLRFQVSFQHPHKVPAGESATISTGMNLSVFDPESAPTEPSRTCGYLLHYLISLKNWLNRYSWQRTPVSVTAWALLRDSYHGGLCLRFRAQHIAVAVIHLALQAYGVEVPAEAEAEKPWWQVFSDDLTQPIIDNIVSDLIQIYTMDTEIP
- the CCNQ gene encoding cyclin-Q isoform X6 gives rise to the protein MQSIPIATACTIYHKFFCEIELDAYDPYLVAMSSLYLAGKVEEQHLRTRDIINVSNRYFHPGSEPLELDSRFWALRDSIVQCELLMLRVLRFQVSFQHPHKVPAGESATISTGMNLSVFDPESAPTEPSRTCGYLLHYLISLKNWLNRYSWQRTPVSVTAWALLRDSYHGGLCLRFRAQHIAVAVIHLALQAYGVEVPAEAEAEKPWWQVFSDDLTQPIIDNIVSDLIQIYTMDTEIP